Proteins encoded together in one Arachis hypogaea cultivar Tifrunner unplaced genomic scaffold, arahy.Tifrunner.gnm2.J5K5 arahy.Tifrunner.gnm2.scaffold_50, whole genome shotgun sequence window:
- the LOC114927201 gene encoding F-box protein CPR1-like, producing the protein MNHKSKSIHDILPLDLIHIILLRVPIRHLACFRCVSKLWCSLISDPNFAELHLHLSLAPTHGCLVRLNDSVEAYLIHLEEVFNGDNYQLMKEVSFPFKKQPPSGFCVMGSCRGFVLLSREPYFFVVWNPVTGFRKRISYSCMFHRSKLRCLKFPRDAHLYGFGYDASRDDYLFVVASEDGGCQHLDCLCLRTNSWISLDAALPKPLDFMKRRPPGLFLNDSIHWLCYSHKEQYSESILTFDLKERSFSNISLPEQLRMHGRTTATIVTLGGYLALNYQDYVERKTHIWVMKEYKVHSSWTLYEIPCLEFEPLCLSNGSAIIALDPTTP; encoded by the coding sequence ATGAATCACAAGAGCAAGAGCATTCACGACATCCTCCCTCTTGACCTGATTCACATAATCCTACTGCGGGTGCCGATCAGACATCTCGCTTGCTTCAGGTGCGTTTCCAAGCTCTGGTGCTCTTTAATTTCTGATCCAAACTTTGCGGAATTGCATCTTCACCTCTCTCTGGCACCCACCCATGGATGCCTGGTTCGGCTAAATGACTCCGTAGAAGCTTACCTTATTCACCTAGAAGAAGTATTTAATGGCGACAATTACCAACTGATGAAAGAGGTATCTTTCCCTTTCAAGAAGCAGCCACCTTCTGGGTTCTGTGTAATGGGATCCTGCAGAGGGTTTGTTCTCTTAAGCCGAGAGCCATATTTTTTTGTAGTATGGAACCCAGTCACCGGATTCAGAAAAAGAATATCTTACTCTTGCATGTTTCATCGTAGTAAGCTCAGGTGCTTAAAGTTTCCCCGTGATGCGCATCTGTATGGATTTGGTTATGATGCGTCACGCGATGACTATTTATTTGTTGTCGCTTCGGAGGATGGTGGCTGCCAACACTTAGATTGTTTGTGCTTGAGAACCAATTCATGGATTAGTCTTGATGCTGCACTCCCCAAACCATTGGATTTTATGAAGCGGCGACCTCCTGGGTTGTTCTTGAATGACTCTATTCATTGGTTGTGTTACTCCCATAAAGAACAATACAGTGAAAGTATTCTTACATTTGATTTGAAGGAAAGAAGTTTCTCAAATATATCTTTGCCCGAGCAACTCAGAATGCATGGTCGTACCACTGCCACAATTGTCACACTAGGAGGGTACCTAGCCTTGAATTATCAGGACTATGTTGAACGTAAAACACACATATGGGTGATGAAAGAATACAAAGTGCACTCATCTTGGACTTTGTATGAGATTCCTTGTTTAGAGTTTGAGCCTCTATGCTTATCCAATGGTAGTGCCATTATCGCACTAGATCCTACTACTCCG
- the LOC140183430 gene encoding F-box protein CPR1-like → MEKKSIHDILPVEFIHRIFLRVPAKHLTRLRCVSKLWYSLISDPHFAEMHFHHSPASTNAYFFIEKGIVTYLVDLEALFSDNNDALQDDYLIVVACHDKHDEIHFNCLSLRTNSFIYHDAGSLKHLRFDSRLSCRLFLNGAIHWVSFNLKDYRYAIIIFDLKERTFSMLSVPEQLVSISYSDPGLALLGGCLAFYYRNDDYCNTDIWVMKEYKVHSSWTLYQIPCQDSQPLCLSSNGDIIGKDYDIDNIGFFIYNVRGDLLKHFKNLSFEAATVYTESLLPLLVTLRIRIIGLQEWFEQLDVAKG, encoded by the exons ATGGAGAAGAAGAGCATTCATGACATCCTCCCTGTTGAGTTCATTCACAGAATTTTCCTGAGGGTACCGGCTAAACATCTCACCCGCCTCAGGTGCGTTTCGAAACTATGGTACTCTCTCATTTCCGATCCACACTTTGCTGAAATGCATTTTCACCACTCTCCGGCTTCCACCAACGCATACTTCTTCATAGAAAAAGGCATTGTGACTTACTTGGTTGACTTAGAGGCACTATTTAGTGACAACAATGATGCATTACAA GATGACTACTTGATTGTTGTAGCTTGCCATGATAAGCACGACGAAATTCACTTTAATTGCTTGTCCTTGAGAACCAATTCATTTATTTATCATGATGCTGGATCCCTCAAACACTTGCGTTTTGATTCCCGGCTTTCTTGTCGGTTGTTTTTGAATGGCGCTATTCATTGGGTGTCTTTCAATCTTAAAGATTACAGGTATGCTATTATTATCTTTGATCTCAAGGAAAGGACTTTCTCAATGTTGTCTGTCCCGGAACAACTGGTATCGATTTCATACTCCGATCCAGGTCTCGCCTTACTAGGAGGTTGCCTAGCCTTTTATTATCGGAATGATGATTACTGTAACACTGACATATGGGTAATGAAAGAATATAAAGTGCACTCATCTTGGACTCTCTATCAGATTCCTTGCCAAGACTCTCAGCCATTGTGCTTATCCAGTAATGGTGATATTATTGGAAAAGATTATGATATTGATAATATAGGGTTTTTCATATACAATGTCAGAGGAGACCTGCTCAAGCATTTTAAAAATCTTAGTTTTGAAGCCGCCACTGTCTATACAGAGAGTCTCTTACCGCTCCTAGTGACATTAAGGATAAGGATAATCG GCCTTCAGGAATGGTTTGAACAGCTTGATGTTGCTAAAGGCTAG
- the LOC112798028 gene encoding F-box/kelch-repeat protein At3g23880 — MEKKMNHKSKSIQDILPLDLIHRILLRVPVRHLASLKCVSKRWYSLISDPLFAELHFHHSPAATKASVFMGGGSLAYFVYLDSLFTDNNDALQVKKVSLPFKMKKLPSDFEFLGSCRGFVLLHRDPHFLVVWNPLTGSGKRISYSHIVSRFKHKGFRLPCKFHLYGFGYDASQDDYLVFVAWQDKDDHYHFDCFSLRTNSWINLDAALSKPLDVCHRNSCGLFLNGAIHWVPYSLTTYRDAIIIFDMKERTFSRISGPEQPVMSACTFPTLALLGGCLALYYCNNDSCNTHIWVMKEYKVLSSWTLYQIPCKDFRPLCLSSNMDIIGRGYTLCGTVGYFIYNVREDLLKHFNDRYCWLPLRTIDPVYTESLLPLPDDIKEKDKKKNMKKSGDRAPSLTTAGLKGYFNKRKRAENQGSSTNADKEGKVLAEKVAALEKDVEKTNLEKEKLVAQVKELESLLSAKEADVCEVFIQGFDRAVLQIKTLLPEADVSAMDVTKVALNGELVDGEVLEEAVDENAAQQQGDEVVRV; from the exons ATGGAGAAGAAGATGAATCATAAGAGCAAGAGTATTCAAGACATACTTCCTCTTGACCTGATTCACAGAATCCTACTGCGGGTGCCGGTCAGACATCTCGCTAGCCTCAAGTGCGTTTCGAAGCGGTGGTACTCTCTAATTTCCGATCCACTCTTTGCTGAATTGCATTTTCACCACTCTCCCGCTGCCACCAAAGCATCCGTCTTCATGGGAGGAGGCAGTCTGGCTTACTTCGTTTACTTAGACTCGCTATTTACTGACAACAATGATGCATTACAAGTAAAAAAGGTGTCTCTCCCTTTCAAGATGAAAAAACTACCTTCTGATTTTGAGTTCCTGGGATCCTGCAGAGGCTTTGTTCTCTTACATCGAGACCCACATTTTCTTGTAGTATGGAACCCACTGACTGGATCCGGCAAAAGAATATCCTACTCTCATATTGTTTCTCGTTTTAAGCACAAGGGCTttaggcttccttgcaagttccATCTCTATGGATTTGGTTATGATGCTTCCCAGGATGACTACTTAGTTTTTGTAGCTTGGCAGGATAAGGATGACCATTATCACTTTGATTGCTTTTCCTTGAGAACCAATTCATGGATTAATCTTGATGCTGCACTCTCCAAGCCCTTGGATGTTTGTCACCGCAATTCTTGTGGGTTGTTCTTGAATGGTGCTATTCATTGGGTGccttactctcttacaacttacAGGGATGCTATTATTATCTTTGATATGAAGGAGAGGACTTTCTCAAGGATATCTGGGCCGGAACAACCTGTAATGAGTGCATGCACCTTTCCAACTCTTGCCTTACTAGGAGGCTGCCTAGCCTTGTATTATTGCAATAATGATAGCTGTAACACTCACATATGGGTGATGAAAGAATATAAAGTGCTGTCGTCTTGGACGCTCTATCAGATTCCTTGCAAGGACTTCCGGCCTCTGTGCTTATCTAGTAATATGGATATTATTGGAAGAGGTTATACTTTGTGTGGTACAGTAGGGTACTTCATATATAATGTCAGAGAAGACCTGCTCAAGCATTTTAATGATCGTTATTGTTGGCTTCCACTCCGAACAATAGATCCTGTGTATACAGAGAGTCTCTTGCCACTCCCTGATGACATTAAGGAAAAGGATAAGAAGAAGAATATGAAAAAAAGCG GTGATAGGGCGCCGAGCTTGACTACCGCCGGTTTGAAGGGTTATTTTAACAAGAGGAAGAGAGCCGAGAACCAAGGCTCTTCAACAAACGCAGATAAAGAAGGAAAGGTTTTAGCAGAAAAGGTTGCAGCGCTGGAGAAGGATGTTGAGAAAACTAACCTGGAGAAGGAAAAGTTGGTGGCTCAGGTGAAGGAGTTGGAGTCTTTGTTATCTGCCAAGGAGGCAGATGTGTGTGAAGTGTTTATACAAGGTTTTGACCGTGCAGTTCTGCAGATTAAGACTTTGTTGCCAGAGGCCGATGTGAGTGCAATGGATGTGACGAAGGTTGCCTTGAACGGTGAATTGGTAGATGGTGAAGTGTTGGAGGAGGCAGTAGATGAAAATGCTGCGCAGCAGCAGGGTGATGAAGTTGTACGAGTTTGA